A portion of the Williamwhitmania sp. genome contains these proteins:
- the recQ gene encoding DNA helicase RecQ has product MNAASSSLFDYLKKYFGFSTFKGNQEAIIQNVLDGEDAFVLMPTGGGKSLCYQLPALILDGTAIVISPLIALMKNQVDALRGLSMEEGVAHFLNSSLTKAAINQVRDDLLHGRTKLLYVAPESLTKEENIALLKQIKISFYAIDEAHCISEWGHDFRPEYRRIRPIIGEIGKAPVIALTATATPKVQHDIQKNLGILEAKEFKSSFNRPNLYYEIRPKIGATKEIIKFIKNNTGKSGIIYCLSRKKVEEIAQALQVNGIKALAYHAGMDSNTRSANQDKFLMEEVDVIVATIAFGMGIDKPDVRYVIHYDIPKSLEGYYQETGRAGRDGGEGQCITFYSYKDIQKLEKFMQGKPVAEQEIGKQLLMETVAYAESSVCRRKMLLNYFGEAYDQENCEHCDNCLHPKVKFEGQEFIVMALDVILAVQEKFKVDHVANILMGNAITSVKSYKHHHLEVFGCGSDQNIRFWNGVLRQILVLHLIDKDIENYGTLMLTEKGREYLANPHSIQLSQDHEYEEGDDDDQSGPSGDKSTPADEELFALLKDLRRKLSKKLNLPPFVLFQDPSLEDMSVQYPTTMEELHNITGVGTGKAKRYGKEFVDLIKAYVEEKEIIRPQDLVVKSVVNKSGLKVYIIQSIDRKLSFVDICEAKNIEMGELLNEVESIVSSGTKINIDYYIGEVLDDEKRDEIFDYFMEAETESIADALKELGEEDFTEEEIRLVRIKFISEMGN; this is encoded by the coding sequence ATGAACGCTGCAAGTTCTTCGCTTTTCGATTATCTAAAAAAATATTTTGGATTTTCAACCTTTAAGGGTAATCAGGAAGCCATTATTCAAAATGTCCTAGATGGAGAAGATGCGTTTGTGCTGATGCCAACGGGAGGAGGTAAGTCTCTTTGCTATCAGCTGCCAGCTCTTATTCTTGATGGAACTGCAATAGTTATCTCACCCCTGATTGCTCTGATGAAAAACCAGGTGGATGCGCTTCGGGGACTTAGCATGGAAGAGGGAGTCGCACATTTTCTCAACTCCTCGCTGACCAAGGCCGCCATAAACCAGGTGCGAGATGATCTGCTTCATGGTAGAACTAAGTTGCTTTACGTAGCACCTGAATCCCTTACCAAGGAAGAAAATATTGCACTTCTGAAACAAATAAAAATTTCGTTTTACGCCATTGATGAGGCGCATTGTATATCAGAATGGGGTCACGATTTTCGGCCAGAGTATAGGAGAATACGGCCAATTATTGGCGAAATTGGAAAGGCCCCTGTGATTGCCTTAACGGCTACTGCTACACCGAAAGTACAGCATGACATTCAGAAAAATCTTGGTATTCTGGAGGCTAAGGAGTTTAAGTCATCCTTTAATCGGCCTAACCTGTATTACGAGATTCGCCCTAAAATTGGTGCCACCAAGGAGATAATCAAGTTTATAAAAAATAATACCGGAAAATCGGGTATCATTTACTGCTTGAGTCGGAAAAAAGTGGAGGAGATAGCTCAAGCATTGCAGGTTAATGGTATTAAGGCTTTGGCCTATCACGCCGGAATGGATTCAAATACTCGCTCTGCCAACCAGGATAAGTTCCTCATGGAGGAGGTCGATGTAATTGTAGCCACCATTGCTTTCGGAATGGGTATTGATAAGCCAGATGTTCGTTATGTTATACACTACGACATTCCTAAAAGTTTGGAGGGTTACTACCAGGAAACCGGAAGGGCTGGGCGTGATGGTGGAGAGGGGCAATGCATTACTTTTTACAGCTACAAGGATATCCAGAAACTGGAGAAGTTTATGCAAGGAAAACCGGTTGCCGAGCAGGAAATAGGCAAGCAGCTCCTCATGGAAACCGTTGCCTATGCTGAATCGTCAGTTTGCCGTAGAAAAATGTTGTTAAACTATTTTGGTGAGGCTTACGATCAGGAAAACTGTGAGCATTGCGATAACTGTCTGCATCCAAAAGTTAAGTTTGAGGGTCAGGAGTTTATTGTGATGGCATTGGATGTAATTCTTGCCGTTCAGGAGAAGTTTAAGGTCGACCATGTTGCCAATATTTTAATGGGCAACGCAATAACCTCGGTGAAATCGTACAAACACCATCATCTGGAGGTGTTTGGATGTGGTTCAGATCAAAATATTCGTTTCTGGAATGGCGTTCTTCGACAAATTCTTGTTCTTCACCTTATCGATAAGGATATTGAGAACTATGGTACCTTAATGTTGACTGAGAAGGGAAGGGAATACCTAGCAAATCCACATTCAATCCAGCTGTCCCAAGATCATGAGTATGAAGAGGGTGATGATGATGATCAATCGGGACCCTCGGGCGATAAGAGCACTCCTGCCGATGAGGAACTCTTTGCTTTACTCAAGGACTTGCGTCGTAAGCTAAGCAAAAAGTTAAACCTACCACCTTTTGTGCTTTTCCAAGATCCCTCGCTAGAGGACATGTCAGTGCAGTATCCAACCACCATGGAGGAGTTGCACAACATTACCGGTGTTGGCACGGGCAAAGCAAAACGCTATGGCAAGGAGTTTGTCGATCTTATAAAGGCCTACGTTGAAGAGAAGGAGATTATTCGGCCACAAGATCTGGTGGTGAAATCGGTGGTGAACAAGTCGGGTCTCAAGGTATACATCATTCAAAGCATCGATCGGAAACTATCTTTTGTTGATATTTGCGAGGCGAAAAACATTGAGATGGGCGAATTGCTCAACGAAGTGGAGTCAATTGTGAGTTCGGGAACCAAAATCAACATTGATTATTACATCGGTGAGGTTCTCGACGATGAGAAACGGGACGAAATATTTGACTATTTTATGGAAGCCGAGACGGAGTCCATTGCAGATGCATTAAAAGAGTTGGGTGAAGAGGATTTTACCGAGGAGGAGATTCGGTTGGTGCGCATCAAGTTTATTTCCGAAATGGGTAACTAA
- a CDS encoding ABC transporter ATP-binding protein: MELDSPIIRISHVYKSYGATKALKNFSLRVNQGEVVGILGPNGSGKTSALSVMLGVTIPDDGEVTWSLSNRRSEVGAMLSPVRFYQNLSLRENLSIVAKLKDEASCNISSVLALVNLEDRIKNKFSSLTPGLRQRFGFAAALVGNPSVLLLDEPTNALDPEAAVEVRELIQKLHGEGKTIVMTSNILAEIEQLCSHVAVLKRGRRVAFGTKENVFWSQERYLLASSNTSALLSLFSQCTLLKASELMGETLAVTLADGVTTEDVNRFAFENGITLSKIELQHASFESKFINLMKEEVLK; this comes from the coding sequence ATGGAGCTAGATTCTCCCATAATTCGGATATCCCATGTCTATAAATCTTATGGGGCAACTAAAGCTTTAAAGAATTTCTCTTTAAGAGTAAACCAAGGAGAAGTAGTTGGTATTTTAGGCCCCAACGGAAGTGGAAAAACATCAGCTCTTTCTGTAATGCTTGGAGTAACCATACCCGATGATGGAGAGGTTACTTGGTCTCTATCTAACAGGCGTTCGGAGGTGGGAGCCATGCTTTCGCCAGTGCGTTTTTACCAAAATTTGAGTTTAAGGGAGAATCTTTCTATTGTTGCAAAGCTTAAGGACGAAGCTTCATGCAATATCTCATCGGTGCTCGCGCTCGTAAATCTTGAGGATAGAATAAAAAACAAGTTCTCGAGCTTAACACCCGGCTTGCGTCAGCGATTTGGCTTTGCAGCAGCGCTTGTTGGCAATCCCTCAGTTCTGCTCCTTGACGAGCCTACCAATGCACTCGATCCGGAGGCAGCAGTGGAGGTTCGAGAATTGATTCAGAAATTGCATGGTGAAGGGAAAACCATTGTGATGACCAGCAATATACTTGCCGAAATCGAACAACTTTGTTCTCACGTGGCAGTACTTAAACGTGGTAGGCGAGTTGCGTTCGGTACAAAGGAGAATGTTTTCTGGAGTCAGGAGCGATACCTCCTTGCATCATCAAATACATCAGCACTTCTTTCCTTGTTTAGCCAGTGCACCTTGCTAAAGGCCAGTGAATTGATGGGTGAGACATTAGCCGTGACTTTGGCAGACGGAGTTACTACAGAAGATGTTAACCGTTTTGCTTTCGAAAATGGGATAACTCTTTCCAAAATTGAGCTGCAGCACGCCAGCTTTGAGTCTAAGTTTATTAACCTGATGAAGGAGGAGGTGCTGAAATGA